The following are encoded in a window of Saccharothrix longispora genomic DNA:
- a CDS encoding HNH endonuclease signature motif containing protein — MDVSPALLSDDGVFATIAETEAVLRALHLRRLRLLAEVLRRGLDTDTYRRLVRADPREVKRWTAQVTLFLPSLSPTGQPLPPLHPVTGAVLEELSDGHLTELARAISLRLPEGSEEILVEAARSVEPKAVRQLADRIRDRAEQDRVDEVDEAAADPGDVLHLRDLPGGRLEFFGELSAETGARFTAMLEPLSTPRPDGPRDAARRRGEAFADLIALASRSTDLPSEAGERPHISVTIDHDTLRRGVGHALLDGDRHLSAAQARRIACDAKIVPVVLGGDSEVLDLGRAKRTVSVAQRRALHARDRGCAFPGCHRPPKWCDAHHIQHWADGGSTDLANLVLLCRTHHTLIHHSQWQITTTGGTPTFIPPRHIDPAQRPRQNLLHRPPTPMSAPLAA, encoded by the coding sequence ATGGACGTGTCGCCCGCGCTGCTCTCCGACGATGGTGTGTTCGCCACCATCGCCGAGACCGAGGCCGTGCTGCGCGCACTGCACCTGCGGCGGTTGCGACTGTTGGCCGAGGTGCTGCGGCGCGGGCTCGACACCGACACCTACCGGCGTCTGGTGCGCGCCGACCCGCGGGAGGTGAAGCGGTGGACGGCGCAGGTGACCCTGTTCCTGCCCTCGCTCAGCCCCACCGGGCAGCCGCTCCCGCCCCTGCACCCCGTGACGGGTGCGGTGTTGGAGGAACTCTCCGACGGGCACCTCACCGAATTGGCGCGGGCCATCTCGCTGCGCCTGCCCGAGGGGTCCGAGGAAATCCTGGTCGAGGCGGCGCGATCGGTGGAGCCGAAAGCGGTGCGGCAGTTGGCCGACCGGATTCGAGACCGCGCCGAACAGGACCGCGTGGACGAGGTGGACGAGGCCGCCGCCGACCCCGGCGACGTGCTGCACCTGCGCGACCTGCCCGGCGGACGACTCGAATTCTTCGGAGAACTGTCCGCCGAGACCGGGGCGCGGTTCACCGCGATGCTCGAACCACTCTCCACACCCCGACCGGACGGCCCACGCGACGCGGCACGACGCAGGGGTGAGGCATTCGCCGACCTGATCGCACTGGCGTCACGCTCCACCGACCTGCCTTCAGAGGCCGGAGAGCGCCCGCACATCAGCGTCACCATCGACCACGACACCCTGCGTCGCGGTGTCGGGCACGCCTTGCTCGACGGCGACCGGCACCTCAGCGCGGCCCAAGCCCGCCGCATCGCCTGCGACGCCAAAATCGTCCCCGTCGTACTCGGCGGCGACTCCGAAGTGCTCGACCTGGGACGCGCCAAACGGACCGTGAGCGTCGCCCAGCGCCGGGCTTTGCACGCCCGCGACCGGGGCTGCGCCTTCCCGGGCTGTCACCGACCACCCAAGTGGTGCGACGCCCACCACATCCAACACTGGGCCGACGGCGGGTCTACCGACCTGGCGAACCTCGTCCTGCTCTGCCGCACCCACCACACGCTCATCCACCACTCACAGTGGCAGATCACCACCACCGGCGGAACACCGACCTTCATCCCACCCCGACACATCGACCCCGCACAGAGGCCACGCCAGAACCTGCTCCACCGACCACCCACACCCATGTCGGCTCCGCTGGCCGCGTGA
- the hutI gene encoding imidazolonepropionase, producing MSDPAVHSTLITGIGELTTNDPGLGRLTDAAIVFDSHVRWVGPASSAPAADERIDVAGRAVLPGWVDSHTHLLFAGDRTAEFEARMAGQAYTAGGIAVTVGATREASDDDLLVNLHKHVAEAAHQGTTTVETKTGYGLTVADEVRSARIAAGVVDEVTFLGAHLVPADVDKDAYVSLVAGMMLDAVVPYARWADVFCERGAFDEDESRTVLEAAAARGLGLRVHGNQLGEGPGVRLAVELGAASVDHCTYLSDADVEALSRSRTVATLLPACDLSTRQPLAPGRRLLDAGATIALASNCNPGSSYTTSMAFNVAIAVLQMGLTVEEAVAAATLGGAKALRRSDVGHLGVGARADVHVLEAPSATHLAYRPGVPLTHAVWREGRQVR from the coding sequence GTGAGCGATCCGGCGGTGCACAGCACCCTCATCACCGGCATCGGGGAGTTGACCACCAACGACCCCGGGCTCGGCCGCCTGACCGACGCGGCGATCGTCTTCGACTCGCACGTCCGGTGGGTCGGCCCGGCATCCTCCGCCCCCGCCGCCGACGAGCGGATCGACGTGGCCGGCCGCGCGGTGCTGCCCGGTTGGGTCGACAGCCACACCCACCTCCTCTTCGCCGGCGACCGCACCGCCGAGTTCGAGGCCCGCATGGCTGGCCAGGCGTACACCGCCGGCGGCATCGCGGTGACCGTCGGGGCGACCCGCGAGGCATCCGACGACGACCTGCTCGTCAACCTGCACAAGCACGTCGCGGAAGCCGCCCACCAAGGCACCACCACCGTCGAGACCAAGACCGGCTACGGCCTGACCGTCGCCGACGAGGTGCGCTCGGCCCGGATCGCGGCCGGTGTGGTCGACGAGGTGACCTTCCTCGGCGCGCACCTGGTGCCTGCGGACGTCGACAAAGACGCTTATGTGTCTCTGGTGGCGGGCATGATGCTCGATGCCGTGGTGCCGTACGCACGGTGGGCGGATGTGTTCTGCGAGCGCGGTGCGTTCGACGAGGACGAGTCGCGGACCGTGCTGGAGGCGGCGGCGGCCAGAGGGCTCGGTCTGCGGGTGCACGGCAACCAGTTGGGCGAAGGTCCCGGCGTGAGGTTGGCCGTGGAGTTGGGGGCGGCGAGCGTCGACCACTGCACGTACCTGTCGGACGCGGACGTAGAAGCGCTCTCGCGGTCGCGCACGGTCGCCACCCTGCTGCCGGCGTGCGATTTGTCGACAAGACAACCTCTGGCACCGGGGCGTCGGCTGCTCGACGCCGGGGCGACCATCGCGTTGGCCAGCAACTGCAACCCAGGCAGTTCGTACACGACGTCCATGGCGTTCAACGTCGCCATCGCCGTGCTCCAGATGGGGCTGACGGTCGAGGAAGCGGTCGCGGCGGCGACGCTGGGCGGGGCCAAGGCGTTGCGGCGCAGCGATGTGGGACACCTGGGAGTCGGCGCGCGAGCCGATGTGCACGTGCTCGAAGCACCTTCCGCGACGCACCTCGCCTACCGTCCCGGGGTGCCCCTCACCCACGCCGTGTGGCGCGAAGGCCGGCAGGTCCGCTGA
- a CDS encoding DUF397 domain-containing protein produces the protein MDTTGLVWRKSSRSGSGGNDNCVEVAFPSPQVAVRDSKNPPGPRLAFSAPAWRRFVRR, from the coding sequence GTGGACACGACCGGTCTGGTTTGGCGGAAGAGCAGTCGCAGCGGCAGCGGCGGGAACGACAACTGCGTCGAGGTGGCGTTCCCGTCCCCTCAGGTGGCGGTGCGGGATTCCAAGAACCCGCCCGGCCCCCGGTTGGCGTTCTCCGCGCCCGCTTGGCGGCGGTTCGTGCGGCGGTGA
- a CDS encoding helix-turn-helix domain-containing protein: protein MPMRPSFRRRKLARRLRRMREEAGMTIEDAAARLDKHRNSLYRIEAGETKVDVHLARTMMDVYDHYAPDLLDQVRDALAPGWWTTYGLRNMGYVDIETEAVAVRELTLLHVPGLLQTEDYARAVLESGQRWSKPELAAHVKVRMVRQRRLIAEDDPLHLTALVDETALRQRIGSSALMREQLEYLTMVAEIDTVDLRVLPQTIGAHAGQRGPFTLLYFPDPAEPPLLYVSYATGALHSEDPDQVNRAKVLFENLRGLALAPAESVALIERVHAEFE from the coding sequence ATGCCGATGCGCCCGTCGTTCCGCCGCCGGAAGTTGGCCCGCCGCTTGCGCCGGATGCGCGAGGAAGCCGGGATGACCATCGAGGACGCCGCCGCGCGCCTCGACAAGCACCGCAACTCGCTCTACCGGATCGAGGCGGGGGAGACGAAGGTCGACGTCCACCTGGCCCGCACCATGATGGACGTCTACGACCACTACGCCCCCGACCTGCTCGACCAGGTCCGCGACGCCCTGGCACCGGGGTGGTGGACCACCTACGGCCTCCGCAACATGGGTTATGTCGACATAGAGACGGAGGCGGTGGCCGTGCGGGAGTTGACCCTCCTCCACGTCCCCGGCCTCCTCCAGACGGAGGACTACGCCCGCGCGGTGCTCGAAAGTGGCCAGCGCTGGAGCAAGCCGGAGTTGGCGGCCCACGTGAAGGTCAGGATGGTGCGCCAGCGCCGCCTGATCGCCGAGGACGACCCGCTCCACCTGACCGCCCTGGTCGACGAAACCGCATTGCGCCAGCGCATCGGTAGCAGTGCTCTCATGAGGGAGCAGTTGGAGTACCTGACGATGGTCGCCGAAATCGACACGGTCGACCTCCGCGTCCTACCGCAGACCATCGGTGCTCATGCGGGGCAGCGCGGACCCTTCACGCTGCTCTACTTCCCCGACCCGGCGGAACCGCCCCTGCTGTACGTCTCCTACGCGACAGGGGCGCTGCACAGTGAAGATCCCGATCAGGTGAACCGGGCTAAGGTGTTGTTCGAGAACCTGCGCGGGCTCGCCCTGGCTCCGGCCGAGTCGGTCGCTTTGATCGAGCGGGTCCATGCCGAATTCGAGTGA
- a CDS encoding formimidoylglutamate deiminase: MKSYWCERAWLPDGVAARVLVRVDRGRIVSVSTVDTIPLGVERLYGLVLPGFANAHSHAFHRALRGRTHGGGGTFWTWRDAMYELADRLTPDSYLRLARAVYAEMAVAGVTAVGEFHYLHDGGNEMAEALRQAARDAGIRITLLDACYLAGGIGEPVRGVQEKFSDGTGDAWLDRVAELRGDDNTRIGAAIHSVRAVPRDTLALVAGAFPDRPLHVHLSEQPAENRACLDAYGLTPTRLLAEAGALTERTTAVHGTHLTDEDIALLGGASSGVCLCPSTEADLADGIGPARELADAGSPLSLGSDQHAVVDLLAEARALEHGERLRTGHRGRFTPAELVGALANHAAIGWPEAGGIVVGAPCDLVSVRLDSVRTTGVEPGQVVMAATASDVSVVVAGGRVIARDGVHEALGDVPRLLGEALRPLLD; the protein is encoded by the coding sequence GTGAAGAGCTACTGGTGTGAACGGGCGTGGCTGCCGGACGGCGTCGCCGCCCGCGTACTGGTGCGCGTGGACCGCGGCCGGATCGTCTCCGTGTCCACCGTGGACACCATCCCGCTCGGCGTGGAGCGGTTGTACGGCCTGGTGCTGCCCGGGTTCGCCAACGCGCACTCGCACGCGTTCCACCGGGCGTTGCGCGGGCGCACGCACGGTGGCGGCGGGACGTTCTGGACGTGGCGTGACGCCATGTACGAGCTGGCCGACCGGTTGACGCCCGACTCGTACCTGCGGCTGGCCCGCGCGGTGTACGCGGAGATGGCGGTGGCCGGCGTGACCGCCGTCGGCGAGTTCCACTACCTGCACGACGGCGGCAACGAGATGGCCGAGGCGCTGCGCCAGGCCGCCCGAGACGCCGGCATCCGCATCACCCTGCTGGACGCCTGCTACCTGGCGGGCGGCATCGGCGAACCCGTGCGCGGCGTGCAGGAGAAGTTCTCCGACGGCACCGGCGACGCGTGGCTCGACCGGGTCGCCGAGCTGCGCGGGGACGACAACACGAGGATCGGCGCCGCGATCCACTCCGTGCGCGCCGTGCCCCGTGACACCCTGGCGCTGGTCGCGGGCGCCTTCCCGGACCGGCCGCTGCACGTCCACCTGTCGGAGCAACCCGCCGAGAACCGGGCGTGCCTCGACGCGTACGGCCTGACGCCCACCCGGCTGCTCGCCGAGGCCGGCGCCCTCACCGAGCGCACCACCGCCGTCCACGGCACCCACCTGACGGACGAGGACATCGCCCTGCTGGGCGGAGCGTCCTCCGGGGTCTGCCTCTGCCCCTCGACGGAGGCCGACCTGGCCGACGGCATCGGCCCGGCACGCGAACTCGCGGACGCCGGTTCACCGCTGTCCCTGGGCAGCGACCAGCACGCCGTGGTGGACCTGCTGGCGGAAGCCCGCGCGCTGGAGCACGGCGAGCGCCTGCGCACCGGCCACAGGGGACGGTTCACGCCGGCGGAGCTGGTCGGGGCGCTGGCCAACCACGCCGCGATCGGGTGGCCGGAAGCGGGCGGCATCGTGGTCGGCGCGCCGTGCGACCTGGTGTCGGTCAGGCTGGACTCCGTGCGCACGACGGGGGTGGAACCGGGCCAGGTCGTGATGGCGGCGACGGCGTCCGACGTGTCGGTCGTCGTGGCCGGAGGTCGGGTGATCGCGCGCGACGGCGTGCACGAGGCACTGGGCGACGTGCCGAGGCTGCTGGGCGAGGCGCTGCGGCCACTGCTCGACTGA
- a CDS encoding allantoate amidohydrolase encodes MTDLADLADVGRDLRRGGYSRHGFDRVELELREWFTEEARRRGLDVRPDRNGNLWAWWGAPGPGAVVTGSHLDSVPGGGAFDGPLGVVSALQAVDLLRAGGFEPAKPLAIVVFVEEEGGRFGVACLGSRLMTGAITPEAAARLTDADGVTFGEAAHAAGFDPLRMGRDEPALAHVGAFVELHVEQGRGLDVPVGLASSILAHGRWRYTFTGEGNHAGATLMEDRRDPMLPAAQLVVAARRAARDGARATVGRIAPNPGGTNVIASSVDVWLDARADDEPHTREVVERITSAARRAAADEGCEVRVAEESWGGTVLFDPALMADVRRAIGEDTPALPTGAGHDAGILAAHVPTAMLFVRNPTGVSHAPAEFAEADDCAAGVAALAATLEHLASAGDAR; translated from the coding sequence ATGACGGACCTCGCGGACCTCGCCGACGTCGGCCGCGACCTCCGGCGGGGCGGGTACTCGCGGCACGGGTTCGACCGGGTCGAGCTGGAGCTGCGCGAGTGGTTCACCGAGGAGGCGCGGCGGCGGGGGCTGGACGTGCGGCCGGACCGCAACGGGAACCTGTGGGCGTGGTGGGGCGCGCCGGGACCCGGCGCGGTGGTGACCGGGAGCCACCTGGACTCGGTGCCCGGAGGTGGGGCGTTCGACGGCCCGCTGGGCGTGGTGTCGGCGTTGCAGGCGGTGGACCTGCTGCGGGCGGGCGGGTTCGAGCCGGCGAAGCCGCTGGCGATCGTGGTGTTCGTGGAGGAGGAGGGCGGGCGCTTCGGCGTGGCGTGCCTCGGGTCGCGGCTGATGACCGGCGCGATCACCCCCGAGGCGGCGGCCCGGCTGACCGACGCCGACGGCGTGACGTTCGGCGAGGCGGCCCACGCGGCGGGCTTCGACCCGCTGCGGATGGGACGCGACGAACCCGCCCTGGCGCACGTGGGCGCGTTCGTGGAGCTGCACGTCGAGCAGGGCCGCGGCCTGGACGTGCCGGTGGGCCTGGCGTCGTCGATCCTCGCGCACGGCCGGTGGCGCTACACGTTCACCGGTGAGGGCAACCACGCCGGCGCGACGCTGATGGAAGACCGCCGGGACCCGATGCTCCCGGCCGCGCAGCTGGTGGTGGCCGCGCGCCGGGCCGCCCGGGACGGCGCGCGGGCGACCGTCGGGCGGATCGCGCCCAACCCCGGCGGCACGAACGTGATCGCCTCGTCGGTCGACGTCTGGCTCGACGCGCGGGCCGACGACGAGCCGCACACCCGCGAGGTGGTCGAGCGGATCACCTCCGCCGCCCGCCGGGCCGCCGCCGACGAGGGGTGCGAGGTGCGGGTCGCCGAGGAGAGCTGGGGTGGCACGGTGCTCTTCGACCCTGCTTTGATGGCCGACGTGCGACGAGCCATCGGTGAGGACACCCCGGCCCTGCCCACCGGGGCCGGGCACGACGCGGGCATCCTCGCCGCGCACGTGCCCACCGCGATGCTGTTCGTGCGCAACCCCACGGGGGTGAGCCACGCGCCCGCCGAGTTCGCCGAGGCGGACGACTGCGCGGCGGGCGTGGCGGCGCTCGCCGCGACCCTGGAGCACCTGGCGTCCGCGGGAGACGCCCGGTGA
- the hutU gene encoding urocanate hydratase: MVRAARGTELTARSWPTEAALRMFHNNLDPDVAEHPEDLVVYGGTGKAARDWPSFHAISRELANLADDETLLVQSGRPVGVMRTHEWAPRVLIANSNLVPDWANWPEFRRLEAEGLTMYGQMTAGSWIYIGTQGILQGTYETFAAVADKRFGGTLKGTLTVTAGLGGMGGAQPLAVTMNEGVALCVEADPARARRRVETRYLDEVADDLDDAVARVLAARAEGRALSVGVIGNAAEVLPELLRRDVPVDVVTDQTSAHDPLAYLPVGVSVDDWADYAAKKPEEFTDRARASMARHVEAMVGFLDRGAEVFDYGNSIRGEAKLGGYERAFDFPGFVPAYIRPLFCEGKGPFRWAALSGDPADIAATDRAILELFPEDEKLARWIRMAGERVEFQGLPARICWLGYGERHRAGLKFNEMVASGELSAPIVIGRDHLDCGSVASPYRETEAMADGSDAIADWPLLNALVNTASGATWVSLHHGGGVGIGRSIHAGQVTVADGTELAARKIERVLTNDPGMGVIRHVDAGYQRAVDVAAERGVAIPMAGA; the protein is encoded by the coding sequence ATGGTCCGCGCCGCACGAGGAACCGAGCTGACCGCGCGCAGCTGGCCCACCGAGGCCGCGCTGCGGATGTTCCACAACAACCTGGACCCGGACGTCGCCGAGCACCCCGAGGACCTGGTGGTCTACGGCGGCACCGGCAAGGCCGCCCGCGACTGGCCGAGCTTCCACGCCATCTCGCGCGAGCTGGCGAACCTGGCCGACGACGAGACGCTGCTCGTGCAGTCCGGCCGCCCGGTGGGCGTGATGCGCACGCACGAGTGGGCGCCGCGCGTGCTGATCGCCAACTCCAACCTCGTGCCGGACTGGGCCAACTGGCCCGAGTTCCGCAGGCTGGAGGCCGAGGGCCTGACCATGTACGGCCAGATGACGGCCGGGTCGTGGATCTACATCGGCACCCAGGGCATCCTCCAGGGCACCTACGAGACGTTCGCCGCGGTGGCCGACAAGCGGTTCGGCGGGACGCTGAAGGGCACCTTGACGGTGACCGCCGGCCTGGGCGGCATGGGCGGCGCGCAGCCGCTCGCGGTGACCATGAACGAGGGTGTCGCGCTGTGCGTCGAGGCGGACCCGGCCCGCGCCCGCCGCCGGGTCGAGACCCGCTACCTGGACGAGGTCGCCGACGACCTGGACGACGCGGTCGCGCGGGTGCTGGCGGCCAGGGCCGAGGGGCGCGCGCTGTCCGTGGGCGTCATCGGCAACGCCGCCGAGGTGCTGCCGGAGCTGCTGCGCCGGGACGTGCCGGTGGACGTCGTGACCGACCAGACGTCCGCGCACGACCCGCTGGCGTACCTGCCGGTCGGCGTGTCGGTGGACGACTGGGCCGACTACGCCGCGAAGAAGCCCGAGGAGTTCACCGACCGGGCGCGCGCCTCGATGGCGCGGCACGTGGAGGCCATGGTCGGGTTCCTCGACCGCGGCGCCGAGGTGTTCGACTACGGCAACTCGATCCGCGGTGAGGCGAAGCTGGGCGGCTACGAGCGGGCGTTCGACTTCCCCGGCTTCGTGCCCGCCTACATCCGCCCGCTGTTCTGCGAGGGCAAGGGCCCGTTCCGGTGGGCCGCGCTGTCCGGCGACCCGGCCGACATCGCCGCGACCGACCGGGCGATCCTGGAGCTGTTCCCCGAGGACGAGAAGCTCGCGCGGTGGATCAGGATGGCCGGTGAGCGGGTCGAGTTCCAGGGGCTGCCCGCCCGCATCTGCTGGCTCGGGTACGGCGAGCGCCACCGGGCCGGGCTCAAGTTCAACGAGATGGTCGCGTCGGGGGAGCTGTCCGCGCCGATCGTCATCGGGCGCGACCACCTCGACTGCGGTTCGGTCGCCTCCCCGTACCGGGAGACCGAGGCGATGGCCGACGGTTCCGACGCGATCGCCGACTGGCCGCTGCTGAACGCGCTGGTCAACACGGCTTCGGGGGCGACCTGGGTGTCGCTGCACCACGGTGGCGGGGTCGGCATCGGGCGGTCGATCCACGCCGGGCAGGTGACGGTGGCGGACGGCACGGAGCTGGCCGCGCGGAAGATCGAGCGGGTGCTGACCAACGACCCCGGCATGGGCGTCATCCGGCACGTGGACGCCGGGTACCAGCGGGCGGTCGACGTGGCCGCCGAGCGCGGTGTGGCCATCCCCATGGCCGGTGCCTGA